CCGGCGAACACTGGCCCGGGTGACCCGGCTTCAGGCAGCGATACGGCGCCGCGGCGGACTCGCGGCAACCCACGAGCTCCATCGCGACGGCTTCGGCCGCGAGGTGCTGCGCCGCGCGACCCGCACGGGCGAGATCCGCCGGATCCGGCAGGGCTGGTACATCCTCCCCGACACACCGTCCGCCGTGGCTGACTGCCTCCGTGTCGGTGGCCGCGCCACCTGCATCACGCTCATCGAACACCTCGGGCTCTGGGTGCACGCCCACGTTCGCGAGGTGCACGTCGCGGTGAGGCCGCACGCGTGCCAACTGCGTGACCCGCGCGACTACCGCCGACGCGGCCCGCAGCCCGATGCGGTGGTCCACTGGACGGATGCGGACGTGGACGCGGTCGCCGACGGCAGCCGCATGCTCGTGTCCCTTCCGCAGGCGCTGCGTGAACTCGCGCTGTGCTGCGGCGCGGAGGCCGCGTTCGTCGCCGCCGAGTCGGCGATGGCCGCCGGCATGCTTCGCGCCGAGGAGTGGAGCTCGGTCTGCGACACCCTTCCCGCGGGGTTCGCCGTCCGGCTGCGCCCGGCCGGACCTCGGTCGGGAAGCATCACCGAGGCGGTTTTCCACTTTCGTTCACCCATGTTCGGCGTGCGTGTGAGGCAGCAGGTGCAGATCGGGCCGGATCGGGTCGACAATCTGCTCGGCGACCGACTCATCATCGAACTCGACAGCCGCGAGTTCCACGAACGGGAGCGCGACTACGCGCGGGATGCGCGGCTGAACGCACGAGGATTCCGCATCCTGCGATTCTCGTACCAGCAGATCATGTTCGACTGGCCGCAGGTGGAGGCCGCCATTCGAGCGGCCATCGCCCGCGGCGACGCCAACTGAGCCCGGGCGCGCGGTGTCCCCGCCATCCCGCCGCCCCATCCGCCGTCCCAAATCAAGGAGTCGAGCAACCCAAATCAAGGAGCCGACGGGCAGGACACGCCACTCGCGCCACTCCATCCCCGCCAGTAACGTCAACTCCTTGATTTGGGTTGCTCGACTCCTTGATTTGGGACAGGGCAGGCGGGGAGAGCGTCCAAGCGAGGGTCAGCGGGCGTCCTGCGCGGGCATCACGACCTTCTTGACGATGAGCACGAGGGACGCCGAGATCGGGCACGCGACGAGCGCGCCGAGCAGACCGAGCAGGGTGCCGCCGATGAGCGCACCGATGAGCACGAGGGATCCGGGGATCTGGATGGCCCGCCCCACGATCCGCGGCGTCAGCACGTAGGCCTCGATCTGCACGTAGACGAGCAGCCCGATGAAGGCGATGAGCCCGACCGTCGGCGAGGTGAACAGCGCGACCGTCGAGCAGATCACGAGCGAGATCACCGAACCGACGAGCGGGATGAAGGTGATCGGCAGTGCGAGCGCCGCCAGCAGCCCCGCGTACTGCACCCCCAGCACCGTGAGCAGCAGGAAGGTGAACACCGCGTTCAGGATCGCCAGGATCACCATGCCGCTCAGGTACTTGCCGACCGAGGTGATGATCTGGTCGGCGAGGTCGCGGAAGGTCACCCGCTTGCTGGCCGGCACGAGCCGCACGAGCACCTCCTTCATCTGGTCGTGCCCGATCACGAAGTAGAGAGTGAGGGCGACGACGAAGATCACGCTGAACACCCCGTTGACGACGCCCAGCCCGATCCGCAGCGCCCCGCCGCCCACCGTCACCCAGAACGCCGGATCGGCGACCGTCTGCTGCAGGAACCCCACGAAGGTCGTGAGACCCCCGCCGAGCGTCTCGTCGAGCGACTCGAACCAGGGCTGGTCCTCGATCCGATCGAGCCCTGCCGGCAGGTAGTCGATCAGTCGTCCGAACTCCTCGATCACGACCGGCACGACGAGCCATACGAGAAGCGCGACGAGCAGCAGGAACCCCGCCATCACGATGACGAGCGCCCACACCTTCGACACCCGCAGCCGCTCCAGGCGTTTCACCACGGGGTTGAGCCCGAGCGAGATGAACAGCGCCAGGAAGATGAGGGTGAGCGCCTGGGCGAGGGACGCGACCGCGAAGCCGAGCGCGAGGGCGAAGAGCACGCCGGTGGCGGCGATGAATCCGAAGCGGAACGGTCCCGCTTGCAGGAGGCGAGGCGTGGGGTTCATGTCGGTCCCTTTCCGGATGCTGGTGCTCACCCTAGGCCGCGCGGCGCGAGAGGTGCGAGAGGGGGAGGCCCACCCGCTAGCCTGTAGACCGTGTCGTCGCCAGAGAATCCCTTCGGACAGGTGCTCGTCGCGCTCGTGACTCCGTTCACGGCCGACGGTGAGGTGCACTGGGCCGACGTGGAGAAGCACGTCGACCACGTCATCACCCACGGCGCCGACGGCATCGTCGTCACCGGCACGACGGGGGAGACCTCGACCCTCACCGACCCCGAGAAGGTGCGCCTCGTCGAGGTGGCGAAGGATGTGGCGGCGGGTCGCGCGAAGGTCATCACGGGCGGCGGCTCCAACGAGACCGCGCACGCGATCGAGCTCTACAAGAAGAGCGAGAAGGCGGGGGCGGACGGCGTCATGGTCGTCACCCCGTACTACAACAAGCCCACCCAGGCGGGCATCCTCACCCATTTCCGGATGGTCGCGGATGCCACCGATCTGCCGGTGATCCTCTACGACATCCCCGGACGCACGGGCGTGCCCATCAAGTACGAGACGATTCTGCGCGCCGCGAAGCACCCCAACATCCGGGCCGTGAAGGACGCCAAGGGCGACCTCTCCGAGGTGAGCCGGGTGCTCAACCAGACCGAGCTGCTGTACTTCGCGGGCGACGACGCGAACGCGCTCCCGACGCTCGCGATCGGCGGCACGGGTCTCATCGGCGTGACCGCGAACATCGCCCCGGCCCCGTACCGCACGATCATCGACGCGGTGAACGGCAACGACTTGCGCACCGCGACCGAGGCGCACCGCGCCCTCGAGCCGCTCGTGCGCGCCACCATGACGCACGTGCCCGGCACGGTGGCGACCAAGTACATCCTGCACGGACTCGGGCGCATCTCGAGCCCCCGCGTGAGGCTCCCGCTCGTCGGCCCCGAGGAGTCGGAGGCCGCGCTCATCGAGGACGAGCTGGCACTCGTGAAACACATCGACGGCGTCGACTTCAGCAACTTCCGGCCGGACCGCAACGCGGCCGCCGGTGGCGCGCTCCCGAAGATCGCCGGCACCACCCGCTAAGGAGGCCGCATGGCCATCGACGTCTACGATCCGCCTGCCCTCACCCCCGGAGTCCTGAGGGTGATCCCACTGGGCGGGGTCGGTGAGATCGGTCGCAACATGACCGTCTACGAGATCGACGGCAAGCTTCTCATCGTCGACGTGGGCGTGCTGTTCCCGGAGGAGCACCAGCCGGGCGTCGACCTGATCCTGCCCGACTTCGCCGCCATCCGGGACCGTCTCGACGACGTGCTGGGCGTCGTGCTCACCCACGGCCACGAGGACCACATCGGGGCGGTGCCCTACCTGCTGAAGCTGCGCCAGGACATCCCGCTGTACGGTTCGCGGCTCACCCTCGCGCTCGTGGAGGCGAAGCTCAAGGAGCACCGCGTCGCGCCGATCACCCGCGTGGTGGCGGAGGGCGAGCACACCGAGCTCGGTCCGTTCGCGCTCGAGTTCGTGGCGGTGAACCACTCGATCCCGGACGCGCTCGCGGTGGTCGTGCGCACGGCGGCGGGCCTCGTGCTGCACACGGGCGACTTCAAGATGGACCAGCTGCCGCTGGACGCCCGGATCACCGACCTGCGCGCCTTCGCGCGGCTCGGCGAGGAGGGCGTCGACCTGTTCCTGCCCGACTCGACCAATGCCGACGTGCCGGGCTTCACCGCGCTCGAGCGCGAGATCGGCCCGACGATCGAGCGGGTGATCGCCAAGGCGCCCCGCCGGGTCATCGTGGCGAGCTTCTCGAGCCACGTGCACCGCGTGCAGCAGGTGCTGGATGCCGCGGTCGCCAACGAGCGGCACGTCGCGCTCGTGGGCCGCTCGATGGTGCGCAACATGGGGATCGCGGCCGATCTCGGCTACCTCAAGGTGCCGGACGGGGTGCTCGTCGACCTCAAGACGGCGCTCGAGCTGCCGGATGACCGCATCGTGTTCATGAGCACCGGATCCCAGGGCGAGCCCATGGCGGTGCTCGCGCGCATGGCGAACAACGACCACCGCATCGAGGTCGGCCAGGGCGACACGGTGATCCTCGCCTCGAGCCTCATCCCCGGCAACGAGAACGCCGTCTACCGCGTCATCAACGGGCTCACGAAGCTCGGCGCGAACGTCGTGCACAAGGGCAACGCCCGGGTGCACGTCTCGGGTCACGCGGCCGCGGGCGAGCTGCTCTACTGCTACAACATCATCCGGCCGAGGAATGTGTTCCCGGTGCACGGCGAGTATCGCCAGCTCACGGCATCCGCCGAGCTCGCCGTCGAGACGGGCGTGCCGCGCGAGCGCACCATCGTGGCGGAGAACGGCGTCGTGCTCGACCTGCACGAGGGTGTCGCGAACGTGGTCGGGCAGCTGGATGTGGGCTACGTGTACGTCGACGGCTCGACGGTGGGCGAGATCACGGACGCCGATCTCAAGGACCGCCGCATCCTCGCGGAGGAGGGCTTCATCTCGATCTTCGTGGCGATCGACCGCCAGACCGGCAAGGTCATCGTCGGCCCCGAGATCCAGGCGCGCGGCTTCGCGGAGGACGAGTCGGTCTTCGACGACGTGCGCCCGCAGATCGTCGCGGCGCTCGCCGAGGCCGCCCGCAACGGTGTCACCGACCAGCACGGCTACAGCCAGGCGGTGCGGCGCACGGTGGGTCGCTGGGTCAACACCCAGCACCGTCGCCGCCCCATGATCATCCCGGTCGTCATCGAAGCGTGACGCCGGGCGCCTGGCCTCGGCGCGACCACTCCCGATAGCGTGAGCCATGCCCACCCTCGCGCGCCTCGGGGCGCTCGCCCTCGCCGCTGCACTCGCGCTGAGCGCGTGCGCTCCCACGCCCGCGCCGGCGCCCTCGGCGGCGCCGAGCGGGACGCCGAGCGCGAGTCCCGAGGAGACGCCCACCCCCACCCCGACGCGCCCGCCGCTCGCCGAGCTCGTGCTGACGCCGCAGGGCATCGGCGAGGTGCGGATCGGCGAGCCGGTGCCCGGCACGGATCCGGCGCTCGCGATCGTCACCTGGAATGCGACAGGATGCGCGGACTCCGGCATCGCGGAGGGCGAGCCGTGGGCCGGGTACTGGCAGTCG
The Protaetiibacter larvae DNA segment above includes these coding regions:
- the dapA gene encoding 4-hydroxy-tetrahydrodipicolinate synthase translates to MSSPENPFGQVLVALVTPFTADGEVHWADVEKHVDHVITHGADGIVVTGTTGETSTLTDPEKVRLVEVAKDVAAGRAKVITGGGSNETAHAIELYKKSEKAGADGVMVVTPYYNKPTQAGILTHFRMVADATDLPVILYDIPGRTGVPIKYETILRAAKHPNIRAVKDAKGDLSEVSRVLNQTELLYFAGDDANALPTLAIGGTGLIGVTANIAPAPYRTIIDAVNGNDLRTATEAHRALEPLVRATMTHVPGTVATKYILHGLGRISSPRVRLPLVGPEESEAALIEDELALVKHIDGVDFSNFRPDRNAAAGGALPKIAGTTR
- a CDS encoding AI-2E family transporter; amino-acid sequence: MNPTPRLLQAGPFRFGFIAATGVLFALALGFAVASLAQALTLIFLALFISLGLNPVVKRLERLRVSKVWALVIVMAGFLLLVALLVWLVVPVVIEEFGRLIDYLPAGLDRIEDQPWFESLDETLGGGLTTFVGFLQQTVADPAFWVTVGGGALRIGLGVVNGVFSVIFVVALTLYFVIGHDQMKEVLVRLVPASKRVTFRDLADQIITSVGKYLSGMVILAILNAVFTFLLLTVLGVQYAGLLAALALPITFIPLVGSVISLVICSTVALFTSPTVGLIAFIGLLVYVQIEAYVLTPRIVGRAIQIPGSLVLIGALIGGTLLGLLGALVACPISASLVLIVKKVVMPAQDAR
- a CDS encoding endonuclease domain-containing protein, giving the protein MTRLQAAIRRRGGLAATHELHRDGFGREVLRRATRTGEIRRIRQGWYILPDTPSAVADCLRVGGRATCITLIEHLGLWVHAHVREVHVAVRPHACQLRDPRDYRRRGPQPDAVVHWTDADVDAVADGSRMLVSLPQALRELALCCGAEAAFVAAESAMAAGMLRAEEWSSVCDTLPAGFAVRLRPAGPRSGSITEAVFHFRSPMFGVRVRQQVQIGPDRVDNLLGDRLIIELDSREFHERERDYARDARLNARGFRILRFSYQQIMFDWPQVEAAIRAAIARGDAN
- a CDS encoding ribonuclease J, which codes for MAIDVYDPPALTPGVLRVIPLGGVGEIGRNMTVYEIDGKLLIVDVGVLFPEEHQPGVDLILPDFAAIRDRLDDVLGVVLTHGHEDHIGAVPYLLKLRQDIPLYGSRLTLALVEAKLKEHRVAPITRVVAEGEHTELGPFALEFVAVNHSIPDALAVVVRTAAGLVLHTGDFKMDQLPLDARITDLRAFARLGEEGVDLFLPDSTNADVPGFTALEREIGPTIERVIAKAPRRVIVASFSSHVHRVQQVLDAAVANERHVALVGRSMVRNMGIAADLGYLKVPDGVLVDLKTALELPDDRIVFMSTGSQGEPMAVLARMANNDHRIEVGQGDTVILASSLIPGNENAVYRVINGLTKLGANVVHKGNARVHVSGHAAAGELLYCYNIIRPRNVFPVHGEYRQLTASAELAVETGVPRERTIVAENGVVLDLHEGVANVVGQLDVGYVYVDGSTVGEITDADLKDRRILAEEGFISIFVAIDRQTGKVIVGPEIQARGFAEDESVFDDVRPQIVAALAEAARNGVTDQHGYSQAVRRTVGRWVNTQHRRRPMIIPVVIEA